The DNA region GGGAAAAGGAGCTCCTGGTTTCAGAGAGAACGCTTTGTTCCAAGACTACCATGGACTTAAATCATTCAGAACAGCAATGGCAAGCTTCATGGAACAAATAAGAGGAGGGAGAGCGAAATTTGACCCAGATAGAGTGGTCCTCACAGCAGGCGCAACTGCAGCCAATGAACTCTTAACCTTCATTCTTGCAAACCCAGGAGATGCTCTACTTGTTCCAACGCCTTACTATCCAGGGTAAGAACTAATTACACAACATCAAAacaccttaaaaaaaattatatatttacatgGTCTCACGTGAATTTTTAACGTGATCAAAGTTTTAAACTAAGATATATATGGGTCTTTGTTTTACAGATTTGATAGAGATTTAAGGTGGAGAACTGGGGTGAACATAGTTCCAATCCATTGTGACAGCTCAAACAACTTCCAAATCACTCTTCAAGCTTTGGAGGCTGCATATAAAGAAGCAGAAGCAAAGAACACAAGAGTAAGAGGAGTGTTGATCACAAACCCATCAAACCCCTTAGGTGCAACAATTCAACGGTCGGTTCTGGAGGAGCTTCTTGACTTCGTGACTCGCAAGAACATCCACCTTGTCTCAGATGAAATCTACTCAGGCTCAGTGTTTTCCTCCTCCGAGTTCGTGAGTGTAGCAGAAATCCTCGAAGCTCGCCAATACAAGAACGCAGAAAGGGTTCACATTGTTTATAGCCTCTCCAAGGACCTTGGTCTTCCTGGTTTCAGAGTTGGAACTATTTATTCATACAATGATAAGGTTGTGACCACAGCGAGAAGGATGTCAAGTTTCACCTTAATATCCTCTCAGACACAGCACCTTTTGGCGTCTATGTTGTCTGATAAGAAGTTCACAGAGAACTACATTGAGACCAACAGGCAGAGGCTGAAGAAGAGGTACCAAATGATCATTGAAGGGTTGAGAAGGGTTGGCATAGAGTGTTTGAAAGGGAATGCAGGGTTGTTTTGCTGGATGAATCTGAGTCCACTGTTGGAGAAGCCAACTAGGGAAGGAGAATTGGAGCTTTGGAATGCTATTTTGCATGAAGTGAAACTCAATATCTCTCCGGGGTCTTCTTGTCATTGTTCTGAACCGGGTTGGTTCAGGGTGTGTTTTGCAAATATGAGTGAGCAGACGCTGGGAGTGGCACTGGAGAGACTACGTAACTTCATGGAACGAATGAAGAAAGACTAATGGTGCTGTCATCATAAGTTCTATGAATGTTGTTGTTTTTATAATAGTACtatattgttatttgttattttctttatttttaaatggttCTGGCCATTTtgataaattctttatttttgggTAGCAACAAAACCCAAAACCCATGTAAGGAAAAAGCAAATGTATACTGTAGAACAGCAGATTCGCTGCCTCAAGTAGTGAAGTGTCCTAGTTGTTGTTTGCTTGCTTAACTTAAGCAAGTTGATTACTTAATTAAAAACTCCTTTTGTATGATTAAAGTGAAATATCTATTAATGAAAAATGTTGTCTCTAAATTATGTAtacttttagttatttattcTCTCTCCATTTCTCTTTATGCTTAAACTCATTTCACTATTAactctaaaataattataaattcaataaatataacttaattGGTAATATGTGCTATAGGATAGGTACAAAGATAAagtaactaaaatttaaattttaggtcCATGTTTTtaggaatttaaattttaggccACCAATAAAAATAGTATTTGTTTTTAGGTTTTGTAAAGTGAAAAATgtcacatttataaaaataatgttagcatttgtaaaaaaaacccAATATATTATTCTCTTAATTAAAGTAAAACATTTCTTTTAAAGATTGATTTAGGCCTCATTTGACCTTGAACTGGCATGCATGctgaatttatgaaaaataagctTGAATTCAATTTCCACGAAGGGACAAAGAACTTGAAACTTTAATTATATAGTGATAACAAATAAACTGAAACAAAATCACCTAAAATATTCTTAGTATCATAGTGACTCTATTATTTTAAAGCTGTTTTGTGTGCATTCTAATTAATTGCAGCTGTCATAAACATATTAGTACAttgacaattttcttttttggacaacaaactttttatataacaattttACACACTtctgtttacatttttttttttacctcaattcttcttttcttatatagagttttattttaaagttctattgtatattaaataaaagtcCTCTTATATTAGATAGCTGCGGAGTGATCAGAGGTTTATACACACGTGTGCGCGTATGTTTGCGCGCAACAGCTAGCAAACCAAACAGTATATACATAGCTGTTATCTTCTTTGTCAATATTTGAATCATTTAGAAAAGGAAACTTCTCATTCAACTCTCATGTCAAAGTCTACGTGTTATTGTCATGCTTATTATATATGGAATTGTGGATAATCTGACTTGGTTAAGGATACTTAATTGGataaacataatttactttGCTTTCTGGGTGTGCGCGTGATGTtccaaacaattaattaatggtCCACTACACCATATACCGTTCGATTGAGATCCCACAATTAGGCTAGTTATTGACTCACATAAAGCTTGATTATATTAATAATCTCACCACCAAACTTTGAGCTAACACCATCAATTCCTTATTGTATACGGCATGACAAGCAACGGCGGTGACATCTTTAATTTAAGGAAAATTTACGTTTGATTTTAAACTATACTATGTATTGAAGTTTTACGCCATTAGATGATTGAAAGTTACATATTAACTTAGTCACTTAACACATGATTTTACTCCAAAACTCTTGCCCTTAGTTTCTAGTTTCTACACTTCTAGTGAAGAAATGATAGATTTATAACTATGACGCAAGAGCTGAAAAGATCGAGTTTAGCATGAGACACGTTATTAATTAGTAGGACCTGGTCTAacgaatattttattataaaaaggtGTACGTGTATATAATACCGTCAACGTTTGTAATTTTCATACATACTTCATTAATGAGGTATCAGGGGCTTCCTTAATCATTTTGGTAATTACTTTAAAGCTAGAGAATGATTTGATTTTGATCATGTTTTATTTACTtctcaactatatatatatatccttattGAACTGAATGTTTTGCCATATAGTAGGAGAATATTCGATACGGTCAATTAATGCGAAACCCATTGATTTGCACCGCATATTAATCAAGCATGCATGATACTAAATCATTGTTTGGATCCAGTCAATTGGAGTCATTAATAGTGTCGAATAGTAGTCTAGTTTcttaatttaacctaaaaataaaaagttagtaaaaaaaatcttagtttCGAATTCTTAAATTTCCGATGAACAAAAATTATCCAGTTAAAGAGAGTGTTGTAAACATACTAATTAAGGAGAATTCAatcttttttaatgaattttttaattatcctgaaaatatttttaatttttaatataataaatactttctttttattaaatgatttctattttgtttaatttcctTAAATAGCTAATTCTTAGCATTTGTGAAAAGCTATTTAATTAATCTCAATTGGGGTGAAAATCAACTTCAGcttaattatgaatttatgatcATATTaccttatatatatttaagccttGAACGATATTCAGTTTGGTGTTTTGCTCACTCCTCGTGACAAATCCAAACCAGTGAGTTTATTAATATTCCTTTTTTGCTGTGAAAAAAAAGTCTTgaacgatatatatatataggtatcaCGTAATACTTGATCATTTTTTGTTTACTAGACAGTAAAAAATATCTGTGATCAAATTAATAGATAGGTTACAGACACTCATTCgtatatataagttaatttacttttcatctctctttctctttctttatttttacttcatataaattttacatttataatttCTCTGTTCTCTATTTCTTCTGTTTCTGTATAAGCATAGATGGATCATATAAATGTAAACATGCATATAGAACAACAATGATAACAATTTACAAGAGCAAAGCTGTGTTGTACGTTCTGGCTGATGATATATATAGCACCTAAAACAAAACTTGTGATTTCTGGATTCCTTTTGGATAGAAAAGTGAAGATGTTCAATCATATATCATTAATTAGATGACAGTTCCCAGAAAGTCTGAAAAAAACACTATTCGGTGGCAAACGCAATGATATCCTACGAATTGCTCGTGGAAGTGACAAACAGAAGCCACACACAGATCAGACCGTACGTTTTGCTCGTGAAGGTGGCAAGAAGCTGTCTTTCAAGCGTGCATGAAAATTATACACCTCTACATAGTCTCACGAGacctactttttttaatttagtactAGTTtcccaataaatatatatacacttcCCTTCTTAAACTTGATTTTTTCGCCCAAAACTTTGACCATTTCAGCATTTCTTGTTCTTAAACTTTAgttgttttagaattttaacatgtaattgtgtatttttttttcagttataCCCTTATATATATAGCAgtgtaaattgtaattaaagagATAAGCTAATGActttatttgattttcaaaaaatatttattatgaaatattgATGTTACTTTTACTTCTTAATTAGTTGAATTCAAAGAAACAATATCTCATCAGAAAGGATCTCCTTCAAAGTGAATTCTCAATAATTCTAATAATTGGAgtaagttataaataaataaataattaaaattaacatataaattTGCAAAGCAATAAATGAAGACATTTTAATCTACgtgaaaaatataaagtattaaaaatcatatattttatatattgttttcttAATCTACGAGAAAAAACCTTAAAACAACACAAATTTAAGAATACAGagagaaataaatttacaatataaaataaataaatttcttatcAAAACTAATTCACgcgtttatatatttttttaagacttcATTAGatgtaattataaatttaattttttttataagatagaTATGAAATATTTGTTTCTATCAAATAAAAACTCTTGGTAAATTAGAAGCTAAACTATAAGTAAATCCTTCTTTGATTTTCCCATATTTAGAAGCTTTTgttctaaaattaaaacaatgccACCATTTTGACCAACACTtttctaatcttttttttttttagaagaacaCTTTTATATCTATTTCCCATCAAATGAGGCAATAATGAATAATGGTTTCATAAGTTCCATCATCGTCGAAAAATGACTTTTGAAAAATGCGCATTTTTGCTTGTTGCAATTTGAGACATAATAGCAAAAGTCATCCTTGTCATAATCACTGCctcaatttctttctttacGAATATTTCTTAAATACTATATCGCTAATACTAAAATAACAACATAAATGGACTCAAGGTCATAATCAAAGGCAGACTCAAAGGTCTCGGTGATTAGATAGTTCTCCATTTCagttattaattttgaaaacaatttccTTAAAGACCTTGAGCATAAATTCCTACAGGATAAGCATAAGCCAAAGACTTCTTTGATTGACATGTTCATCTATTGACCTTTTAGCATAATTCTAAATGGTGTCCTGGCCTCTGATTAATTCCTTTACCTACCGTTGAATGAAATAAAGGGGCTATAGAGAGAGTTCTTCCAAAGTTGAGCACTTGATAACCCACTTACgtagcttttaaaatttatcccCGAACCTACTTGCTATTGGCACACTTTTAGAAGGCAAAAGCTTTTTACCATTACTTGCCCCGAAATATATAGTGCATGTCCTACCCTACTCAAAATGTCTTAACCTGCTTAAGTTTCGatcttgataatatttttttcattattgtttCCTTCAATTGTTTTGCTATAAGCTTATCAAAGAGAACTCTACATCTAGGACAAAATGCATGACTTTCATTGTGTTTGGTTTGCCGTTCCACAACCCTCAGCGTAAGTTTATTTTCAAGATTCGTCTCACATACATCTCCATAGAACGGTTTCGAAATTTGTGTTGCCAGCAAACAAAACACACACTTTGTGGTCATGCCTCATTATGTCggcaagaaattaaaaaaagtgtgtaaatagataaatagatagatataaagagagaaatagGAGTGTTAATTAAGAGAgtcattatcattttaaaaagaatattatcaTATCACATTACAAATCATATCAATATATCATTTGTCACATCTTTTCGATCTCACTCAAAATGTAAATACCTAATGATTTTTCAACAGTCGTTTTTCTTTTAGATATTGAAAGGTTATTGATTTCCCATAAAtgatcatttaataaaaaaaatgattttttaaattttttatgttgggttatgttatttaatttgtatctTGTACTTCTGATCTTTTATCATGTCACACCTTGAACTaagtttaattcaaatattgaaaTTACGTTATCATTTTTTAACATGTAGATACTAGATAttctaaattttaacataaacaaaataaaattttataatttaggttTGTTAGTAATCATCCCTTAAGTTGAATTTCTATTCCTTCAAAAGAAAAGGTTGAATTTCTATCAGCTTTTCTTAGCATGCTTTTGAGGCATTGCCTGGTAAGACTAAGAGAGTCACCGCCTACTTACCCtttgagggaaaaaaaaatgaaaccacATTAGCCAACGCACTTTACGTATGCCACTCTAATCTCGTTCACACGTGTGATTAATTACGTTAACCGAACGCTCCAAAGTCGTCAGTTTGTTTGCTTACGAAAAGGCAAACATGTTAACACTGAGCAGCAAAATTAGAATATGCCGACATTGAGATCGGAAAGTaagtatatatattcatttttttaagttggTCAAAAAAGAATAAACACAAAGGAACATTGGAATAAGTCAGTATATAGTGAATGAGGAATGAGTGAAAATGATGAGTAcaactacataaaaaataatcagtgaaaggaaaacccatttcaaA from Glycine soja cultivar W05 chromosome 8, ASM419377v2, whole genome shotgun sequence includes:
- the LOC114424448 gene encoding 1-aminocyclopropane-1-carboxylate synthase 7-like; this encodes MGIKIEQEQPCVELSRVAVSETHGEDSPYFAGWKAYDENPYDELTNSSGVIQMGLAENQVSFDLLEKYLEEHSEASTWGKGAPGFRENALFQDYHGLKSFRTAMASFMEQIRGGRAKFDPDRVVLTAGATAANELLTFILANPGDALLVPTPYYPGFDRDLRWRTGVNIVPIHCDSSNNFQITLQALEAAYKEAEAKNTRVRGVLITNPSNPLGATIQRSVLEELLDFVTRKNIHLVSDEIYSGSVFSSSEFVSVAEILEARQYKNAERVHIVYSLSKDLGLPGFRVGTIYSYNDKVVTTARRMSSFTLISSQTQHLLASMLSDKKFTENYIETNRQRLKKRYQMIIEGLRRVGIECLKGNAGLFCWMNLSPLLEKPTREGELELWNAILHEVKLNISPGSSCHCSEPGWFRVCFANMSEQTLGVALERLRNFMERMKKD